A region from the Marinobacter sp. SS13-12 genome encodes:
- a CDS encoding SCO family protein produces the protein MDRSIRLTLIILLLVIVLIFGLVVGRQVLLVGNDEPSPAPELSEINAYVYDQGRELADFELVNEHGETVTRESLRGQWTFAFVGYTNCPDICPAAMANLRRTDNLLPDDLPQPEFLLITADPEHDTPERLREYVQFFGDDFHGLTGDLETLRQLARSLNAAFTHREVDGELLVDHSGHFALINPEGKMTAVLQPPHNPEDLVKAYREIYEWARANHPRASQS, from the coding sequence ATGGACCGTTCGATTCGCCTGACGCTGATCATCCTGCTTTTGGTTATCGTGTTGATCTTCGGGCTGGTGGTCGGACGACAGGTACTGCTAGTCGGGAATGACGAGCCCTCTCCCGCACCAGAACTGAGTGAGATCAACGCCTACGTGTATGACCAGGGCCGCGAGCTTGCCGACTTCGAACTGGTCAACGAGCACGGCGAAACGGTCACCCGCGAAAGCCTGCGGGGACAATGGACCTTTGCCTTTGTGGGCTACACCAATTGCCCGGACATCTGCCCTGCCGCCATGGCCAACCTGCGCAGAACCGACAACCTGCTTCCGGATGACCTGCCCCAGCCGGAATTCCTGCTGATCACCGCAGACCCGGAACACGATACGCCGGAAAGACTGCGGGAGTACGTGCAATTCTTCGGCGATGACTTCCATGGCCTGACCGGTGATCTGGAAACCCTGAGGCAGCTGGCCAGAAGCCTCAATGCGGCCTTTACCCACCGGGAGGTGGACGGTGAACTGCTTGTAGACCACAGTGGCCACTTTGCCCTGATCAATCCGGAAGGTAAAATGACTGCAGTGCTACAACCCCCGCACAATCCGGAAGACCTGGTGAAGGCCTACCGTGAAATCTACGAGTGGGCCCGCGCCAACCATCCACGGGCTTCACAATCCTGA
- the cyoE gene encoding heme o synthase, translating into MSERVEALPAQNTTSRSDSASISWRDFLELTKPTVVAMMILTSVIGMLLATPGVPGWEVLLYGNLGIALLAGAAAVVNHVVDQKIDTVMARTRKRPVATGKISPLDALMFATVLAASGMVVLVWQVNALTAWLTLASLVGYAGVYTLFLKRMTPQNIVIGGLAGAMPPLLGWTAVTGQVEGHGLLLVLIIFAWTPPHFWALAIHRKEEYAKAGIPMLPVTHGNKYTELHILLYTLMLLAVSLLPFVTGMSGMIYLVGALALGLRFLQYAVRLLRGDDRRVALNTFKYSITYLMALFVVLLVDHFVFF; encoded by the coding sequence ATGAGCGAGCGTGTTGAGGCACTGCCGGCGCAGAACACAACCAGCAGATCCGATTCTGCGAGCATTTCCTGGCGTGATTTTCTGGAGCTGACCAAGCCCACGGTCGTGGCGATGATGATCCTCACCTCGGTCATCGGCATGTTGCTGGCCACTCCGGGCGTGCCGGGCTGGGAAGTCCTGCTCTATGGCAACCTTGGTATTGCCCTGCTGGCGGGCGCCGCTGCCGTGGTCAACCACGTGGTTGACCAGAAGATCGACACCGTCATGGCCCGCACCCGCAAGCGGCCCGTTGCCACCGGAAAGATTTCCCCCCTTGATGCATTGATGTTTGCGACTGTGCTGGCGGCTTCGGGCATGGTGGTTCTGGTATGGCAGGTAAATGCCCTCACGGCGTGGCTGACACTGGCCTCACTGGTCGGATACGCCGGCGTGTATACCCTTTTTCTAAAGCGCATGACGCCCCAGAACATCGTGATTGGTGGCCTGGCCGGTGCCATGCCCCCCTTGCTCGGCTGGACAGCGGTTACCGGGCAGGTTGAAGGGCACGGCCTGCTGCTCGTGCTGATAATTTTTGCCTGGACACCGCCGCATTTCTGGGCCCTGGCCATTCACCGCAAGGAAGAATACGCCAAAGCGGGTATTCCAATGCTGCCGGTCACCCACGGCAACAAATACACCGAGCTGCATATTCTGCTGTATACCCTGATGCTGCTTGCGGTCAGCCTGCTGCCGTTTGTTACCGGCATGTCCGGGATGATCTACCTGGTAGGCGCCCTGGCCCTTGGCCTGCGCTTCCTGCAGTATGCAGTGCGCCTGCTCCGGGGTGATGATCGCCGGGTAGCATTGAACACGTTCAAATACTCCATCACCTACCTGATGGCTCTTTTCGTCGTGTTGCTGGTCGACCATTTTGTGTTTTTCTGA
- a CDS encoding COX15/CtaA family protein: MRNNTSRHARILARLALLASLLAVVVIMLGAWTRLVDAGLGCPDWPGCYGFLTVPQDEARMAIANARFPETPVDVQKGWPEMIHRYAAGTLGLVVFGLAAFAFRHRREGLPYRLPLFIALFIVLQGAFGMWTVTLKLWPQVVALHLLGGFTTLSMLALLTLRLRGKQQRAAAGLEKAGPSGRNGFRPWLYGGLVLVVMQIALGAWTAANYAAVACTDLPTCQGEWWPADMDFAHGFDVTQHVGPNYLGGQLTADGRVAIHVTHRLGAVIVLAYFTVFLALLWRRTRRTSMAPHVQLVAVVLMAQIALGLANIVFHIPLSVAVAHNAMGAGLLLSVINLLWRFHQQELPQPADATHTTTIEREVTA, encoded by the coding sequence ATCCGGAATAATACGTCCCGCCATGCCCGCATACTGGCGCGCTTGGCTCTGCTGGCGAGCTTGCTGGCGGTCGTGGTCATCATGCTGGGCGCCTGGACCCGGCTGGTAGATGCAGGCCTGGGATGCCCTGACTGGCCCGGCTGCTATGGATTTCTTACCGTACCCCAGGACGAAGCACGGATGGCCATCGCCAATGCCAGGTTCCCGGAAACGCCTGTAGATGTACAAAAAGGCTGGCCGGAGATGATTCACCGCTACGCCGCCGGTACTCTCGGGCTGGTCGTCTTTGGCCTGGCAGCGTTCGCTTTCCGCCATCGCAGGGAAGGGTTGCCCTACAGGTTGCCACTGTTTATCGCCCTGTTCATTGTGCTTCAGGGCGCATTTGGCATGTGGACGGTTACCCTGAAGCTCTGGCCCCAGGTGGTTGCGCTGCATCTGCTTGGCGGATTTACCACCCTCAGCATGCTCGCTCTGCTTACACTGCGGTTGCGTGGCAAACAGCAGCGGGCTGCCGCCGGGCTGGAGAAGGCAGGGCCTTCCGGGCGCAACGGCTTCCGGCCCTGGCTTTACGGCGGCCTTGTGTTGGTCGTAATGCAGATAGCCCTGGGTGCCTGGACTGCGGCCAATTATGCAGCAGTGGCCTGTACCGACCTGCCAACCTGCCAGGGCGAATGGTGGCCTGCCGACATGGATTTTGCTCACGGGTTTGATGTTACCCAGCACGTGGGACCGAATTACCTGGGAGGACAGCTGACAGCGGATGGGCGGGTTGCCATCCACGTCACCCACCGCCTGGGCGCCGTGATAGTACTTGCGTACTTCACGGTATTTCTGGCATTACTGTGGCGCAGAACGAGGCGGACCTCCATGGCACCGCATGTTCAGCTGGTGGCGGTAGTACTGATGGCGCAAATTGCGCTCGGACTGGCCAATATCGTGTTCCATATTCCCTTGTCAGTGGCGGTGGCGCACAATGCCATGGGTGCGGGGTTGCTGCTGAGCGTGATCAACCTGCTCTGGCGCTTTCACCAGCAGGAACTGCCGCAACCAGCGGACGCAACACATACAACAACAATTGAGCGAGAGGTGACGGCATGA